Proteins from a single region of Thamnophis elegans isolate rThaEle1 chromosome 17, rThaEle1.pri, whole genome shotgun sequence:
- the HAPLN2 gene encoding hyaluronan and proteoglycan link protein 2 — MPLLLLLVSLCLSSAPGVPAIYQRPSGTQPATPAPLQYLLEPTNKIVQARRGASVTLPCILWVVPQNYKIRWSKVEPTEYLEVAILISNGVHHKTYGPLGSRSHLKRSHRYDASLTISNLTLDDEGRYRCQLVNGLEDESVSLVLHLEGVVFPYQTSQGRYQFNYFGAQKACQEQDARLATYQQLYQAWTEGLDWCNAGWVMEGSVHYPIRNSRKPCGGLLLRPGVRTYGPKDKLKDRFDAFCFTSSGQGRVYFIRGHFSFKEGLQSCHNDGATLAKVGQLYAAWRFSQLDRCNGGWLEDGSVRFPITAPRPHCGGLPDPGVRNFGFPSKLRKKYGVYCFSAK; from the exons ATGCCTCTGTTGCTGCTCCTGGTCTCCCTGTGCCTGTCTTCTGCTCCCGGAGTCCCTGCCATCTACCAGAGGCCGAGTGGGACTCAGCCAG CAACTCCTGCCCCCTTGCAGTACTTGCTGGAGCCCACAAACAAGATAGTGCAGGCCCGGCGGGGAGCCTCGGTCACCCTGCCTTGCATCCTGTGGGTCGTGCCCCAAAACTACAAGATCAGGTGGAGCAAGGTGGAGCCAACAGAGTACCTGGAAGTTGCCATCCTAATCAGCAATGGGGTCCATCACAAAACCTACGGCCCGCTGGGCAGCCGTTCTCACCTGAAACGCAGCCACCGCTATGACGCATCGCTGACCATCTCCAACCTGACCTTGGACGACGAGGGCCGCTATCGCTGCCAGCTTGTCAATGGCCTGGAGGACGAAAGTGTCTCCCTTGTCTTGCACCTAGAAG GGGTCGTCTTCCCCTACCAAACCAGCCAGGGGCGCTATCAGTTCAACTACTTTGGCGCCCAGAAAGCTTGCCAAGAACAAGATGCGCGGCTGGCCACCTACCAGCAGCTTTACCAAG CGTGGACGGAAGGGCTGGACTGGTGCAATGCCGGCTGGGTCATGGAGGGAAGTGTGCACTACCCCATCCGCAACTCCCGTAAGCCCTGCGGAGGCCTTCTGCTTCGGCCCGGGGTGCGAACCTACGGGCCCAAGGACAAGCTGAAAGATCGCTTTGACGCCTTCTGCTTCACTTCGAGCGGGCAAG GCCGTGTCTATTTCATCAGGGGCCACTTTAGCTTTAAAGAGGGCCTGCAATCCTGCCACAATGACGGAGCCACGTTGGCCAAGGTTGGGCAGCTCTACGCAGCCTGGAGATTCTCCCAGCTAGACCGCTGCAATGGGGGCTGGCTGGAGGACGGCAGCGTGCGCTTCCCCATCACTGCTCCCCGCCCGCACTGCGGGGGGCTTCCAGACCCCGGCGTCCGCAACTTCGGCTTCCCCAGCAAGCTCCGGAAGAAGTATGGCGTCTACTGTTTCTCTGCGAAGTAA